In the genome of Vibrio sp. NTOU-M3, one region contains:
- a CDS encoding ChrR family anti-sigma-E factor: protein MNHHPDKHLLQAYAEGSIDAANGFAIAIHLETCPQCKAIVAQAEESLAKQSLSLDSGPRSELDRSFDNMLSQITALPQEEVGRVLLESPPEVEVNGKSFHLPRALSRFTDQLGSWRSYGGRVYSSAIDIGEKARVSLLYIGEEVQIPQHTHKGVESTLILHGGFSDEDGHYEAGDFIVRDTRIVHSPYTSVGEDCLCLAILTEPMLFTQGVARIFNRFGKGMYP from the coding sequence ATGAATCATCATCCAGACAAACACTTGTTACAAGCTTATGCTGAGGGTTCTATTGATGCTGCTAACGGTTTTGCCATTGCGATTCACCTAGAAACCTGCCCGCAATGTAAAGCGATTGTGGCTCAAGCAGAGGAGTCGTTGGCAAAACAGTCTTTAAGCTTAGATAGCGGCCCCAGGAGTGAGTTGGATCGTTCGTTTGATAATATGCTGAGTCAGATCACGGCATTACCTCAAGAAGAGGTTGGTAGGGTTCTCCTAGAATCTCCACCTGAGGTAGAAGTTAACGGTAAGTCTTTTCATTTGCCTCGTGCATTGAGCCGTTTTACTGATCAACTCGGCAGTTGGCGAAGCTATGGTGGGCGCGTTTATAGTTCCGCGATTGATATTGGTGAGAAAGCTCGGGTAAGCTTGTTGTACATTGGCGAAGAGGTTCAAATCCCCCAACATACGCACAAGGGAGTTGAATCGACATTGATACTTCATGGTGGTTTCAGTGATGAAGATGGGCATTATGAAGCGGGTGATTTTATTGTTCGAGATACGCGCATTGTGCATTCACCATATACAAGCGTCGGGGAGGATTGCTTATGTTTAGCGATTTTGACGGAACCGATGCTATTTACTCAGGGTGTTGCGCGTATTTTCAATCGATTTGGTAAAGGAATGTACCCTTAA
- a CDS encoding MFS transporter, with translation MSSSSSSLSWAETIRSYMDKRLLWVFMLGCSSGFPWVLIGSNMSGWLKDAGLTRAAIGYFGSVFAVYAINFLWAPLVDRVKLPVLHAVLGQRRSWIFLCQSVVLVCTLLIAGVDPSKNLMLTSMLALGIAISSATQDIAIDAFRIDTFPKSEPSKLPQASAMAVIGWWTGYSLPGYLAFINADSIGWNGVYYGMAAIVGLLMVFTLLVGEPKTQRDALQQQAEKRHSDVVGNRVIAWLTVTVAEPFLDFFRRNGFRVALTLLLFVFLFKIGEAFLGRMSITFYKEIGFSNEQIGYYSKLIGWGLTILFTLLGSMVNVKFGIVRGLMIGGIAMAASNLMFSWIANVGPNEQLFLATLVVDNFTSAFSTVAFVSFLTVVTGQAFSATQYALLASLGNFGRTTLASFSGELVDYLNDWSTFFILTALMVIPSLIMLYSLRHYFTNMLEKAKANAADEEAKLSSQETTN, from the coding sequence ATGTCTTCAAGCTCTTCTTCTTTATCTTGGGCTGAGACGATTCGCAGCTACATGGATAAACGCTTGCTGTGGGTCTTCATGTTGGGGTGTTCCAGTGGCTTCCCGTGGGTACTCATCGGCTCCAATATGTCTGGCTGGCTAAAAGATGCGGGATTAACACGCGCTGCGATTGGTTACTTTGGTAGTGTATTTGCTGTTTATGCCATTAACTTTCTATGGGCACCTTTAGTGGATCGCGTAAAGCTTCCTGTTTTACACGCTGTACTTGGGCAAAGACGTAGCTGGATTTTCCTTTGTCAATCCGTAGTTCTAGTTTGTACTTTATTAATTGCAGGCGTTGACCCATCTAAAAACTTAATGCTGACCTCTATGTTGGCGCTTGGAATTGCAATCTCTTCTGCAACACAAGATATTGCCATTGATGCTTTCCGTATCGACACCTTCCCTAAATCTGAGCCATCAAAACTTCCTCAAGCCTCAGCTATGGCTGTAATTGGTTGGTGGACAGGTTACTCACTACCCGGTTATCTGGCGTTTATTAATGCTGATTCCATCGGCTGGAATGGGGTTTACTACGGCATGGCTGCCATTGTGGGCTTATTGATGGTATTCACCTTGCTTGTAGGCGAGCCAAAAACACAGCGAGATGCATTACAACAACAAGCAGAAAAGCGCCACTCGGATGTGGTTGGAAATCGAGTGATTGCTTGGTTAACCGTAACCGTTGCTGAACCATTTTTGGACTTTTTCAGAAGAAATGGCTTCCGTGTCGCCCTTACGCTACTGCTGTTTGTTTTCCTATTTAAAATTGGAGAAGCTTTCCTTGGCCGAATGTCGATAACATTCTATAAAGAAATCGGCTTTTCAAACGAACAAATTGGCTACTATTCCAAGTTGATTGGATGGGGACTAACCATTCTATTTACCTTATTAGGCAGTATGGTCAACGTGAAGTTTGGTATCGTTCGTGGTTTGATGATTGGCGGCATTGCAATGGCAGCAAGTAACCTGATGTTCTCTTGGATTGCCAACGTAGGACCGAATGAGCAACTATTCTTAGCAACTTTAGTTGTCGATAACTTTACCTCTGCGTTTTCTACCGTGGCCTTTGTTTCTTTCTTAACCGTCGTTACTGGGCAAGCCTTCTCTGCAACACAATATGCATTATTAGCTTCCTTAGGGAACTTTGGTCGAACAACATTGGCGTCATTCAGTGGTGAGCTTGTTGATTACCTCAATGATTGGTCAACCTTCTTCATCTTAACCGCATTGATGGTAATACCTAGCCTAATCATGTTGTACTCGCTACGACATTACTTTACCAATATGCTAGAGAAAGCCAAAGCCAACGCTGCAGATGAAGAAGCTAAACTCTCTTCTCAGGAAACGACTAACTAG
- a CDS encoding peptidylprolyl isomerase — protein MWKLLIASLALVSQLAVAGPKVMFETNLGPFVVELNSEKAPITATNFLKYVKDGSYVGSQFHRVIPGFMAQGGGFDKDMKMLKTYAPIKNEASNGLKNEVATVAMARTNDPDSATRQFFINYNNNTFLDYDQQPPGYAVFGKVTQGFDVVKQMATKPTHNVGRYQNVPVQPIIIINATVLK, from the coding sequence ATGTGGAAATTACTGATTGCTTCTCTGGCTCTTGTCAGCCAACTGGCTGTGGCTGGCCCTAAAGTGATGTTTGAAACAAACCTTGGACCATTTGTTGTCGAATTAAATAGTGAAAAAGCCCCGATAACAGCCACTAACTTCCTTAAATACGTTAAAGATGGTAGCTATGTTGGTAGCCAATTCCATCGTGTAATTCCGGGATTTATGGCTCAAGGTGGTGGTTTTGATAAAGACATGAAGATGTTAAAAACTTATGCTCCAATTAAAAATGAAGCTTCAAATGGATTAAAAAACGAAGTTGCTACTGTTGCTATGGCCCGCACCAACGATCCTGACTCCGCAACCCGCCAGTTTTTCATCAACTACAATAACAACACCTTTCTTGATTATGACCAACAGCCTCCCGGTTACGCTGTTTTTGGTAAAGTGACTCAAGGTTTTGATGTTGTAAAACAAATGGCCACCAAACCAACGCATAATGTGGGTCGCTATCAGAATGTACCGGTTCAACCCATTATTATTATCAATGCGACAGTACTTAAGTAA
- a CDS encoding YajG family lipoprotein, with product MRKLVLAASMVLLTACSAPQQEQVNFMPQAELSTNSLVKGKTYSLTSKDVRAAQYVALVDSGRSNIEPIHAKQNIRITLENALQQLFQSQGFHSTVSSQNSIEVEVQEALVTVKHSVMENQMDAKIVLEVTAETPAGKLVKTYTGTGKRNGALSASNDDIEEVLNDVANLVLKEVANDRELQNYMSERF from the coding sequence ATGAGAAAACTGGTTCTCGCTGCGTCAATGGTTCTACTTACAGCTTGTTCCGCTCCACAACAAGAGCAAGTTAATTTTATGCCTCAAGCCGAGCTGAGCACAAACAGCTTAGTTAAAGGCAAAACGTATTCTTTAACCAGTAAAGATGTACGCGCGGCTCAATATGTCGCTTTGGTTGACAGTGGTCGTTCTAACATTGAGCCGATTCATGCAAAGCAAAATATTCGCATTACGTTAGAAAATGCGCTGCAACAACTGTTTCAGTCTCAAGGCTTCCACAGCACAGTAAGTAGCCAGAATTCAATTGAAGTTGAAGTTCAAGAAGCGTTAGTGACGGTTAAGCATTCAGTGATGGAGAATCAAATGGATGCGAAAATCGTTCTCGAAGTCACTGCTGAAACACCTGCTGGCAAGTTAGTAAAGACTTACACTGGTACAGGTAAACGCAATGGAGCTTTAAGTGCTTCAAACGATGATATCGAAGAAGTGCTAAATGACGTGGCTAACCTTGTACTAAAAGAAGTAGCCAATGATCGAGAATTACAAAACTACATGAGTGAGCGCTTCTAA
- a CDS encoding methyltransferase encodes MKTELTLHDRTLTLYRYPKLANESLQAWDAGDEYLINYVEQELQLEPGKHVLILNDQFGALSCWFSRQHQVSMMSDSHISHLATLKNLQRNQCNKVHFHSTMDTIPDNVDLVLYQIPKNNRHLVWQLTQLRQSLPETCPIIAVNKVREIHTSTLKLFDKYLGDTTTSLAWKKHRLVFSKANCQPVKPVDESATWTVDELGIELQNLANVYSGESLDLGARFILQHLPQDPELSDFIDLGCGNGVLSVALGRLNPQAKITCVDESHMAVESAKRNLIHNLGQERDIHCIANNCLDGFTKNSASLVVCNPPFHQQQTVTDHIAWQMFCDAKHVLKTGGQLLVIGNRHLGYDGKLSRLFGKSNVEIVASNKKFVILQATK; translated from the coding sequence ATGAAAACTGAGCTTACGCTTCATGACCGTACTTTAACGCTATACCGTTACCCCAAGCTAGCCAATGAATCTTTACAGGCTTGGGACGCAGGTGATGAATACCTAATCAATTATGTTGAACAGGAGCTGCAATTAGAGCCTGGAAAGCATGTCTTAATTTTAAACGATCAGTTCGGTGCCTTGTCCTGTTGGTTTTCACGACAACATCAGGTGAGCATGATGAGTGACTCACACATCTCTCACTTAGCCACACTCAAAAACTTACAACGAAATCAATGTAATAAAGTCCATTTTCATTCCACCATGGACACAATTCCTGATAACGTTGATCTTGTCCTTTATCAGATCCCAAAAAATAATCGCCATTTAGTTTGGCAACTAACCCAGCTCAGGCAGTCATTGCCAGAAACCTGCCCCATTATCGCAGTAAACAAAGTTCGTGAAATTCACACTTCTACGCTAAAGCTATTTGATAAATACTTAGGTGATACCACAACATCTTTAGCATGGAAAAAACATCGCCTTGTTTTTAGCAAAGCAAATTGTCAGCCAGTCAAGCCCGTGGATGAATCAGCCACATGGACTGTTGATGAATTAGGCATTGAATTGCAAAACCTTGCCAACGTTTATTCCGGAGAGAGCTTAGACCTAGGAGCAAGATTCATCTTGCAACATTTGCCGCAAGACCCAGAATTAAGTGATTTTATTGATTTAGGTTGTGGTAATGGGGTTTTGTCTGTCGCACTTGGGCGTTTAAACCCACAGGCAAAAATAACATGTGTTGATGAAAGTCATATGGCGGTGGAGTCTGCAAAACGAAATTTAATTCACAACTTAGGCCAAGAACGAGATATTCACTGTATCGCCAACAACTGTCTTGACGGTTTTACTAAAAACAGCGCTAGCCTCGTGGTTTGCAACCCGCCGTTTCATCAACAACAAACCGTCACAGATCATATCGCTTGGCAAATGTTCTGTGATGCAAAGCATGTTCTGAAAACCGGTGGTCAATTATTAGTTATCGGTAACCGTCACCTCGGCTACGATGGGAAGTTAAGTCGGTTATTTGGCAAGTCGAATGTAGAGATTGTCGCATCAAACAAGAAATTTGTTATTTTACAAGCGACTAAATAG
- a CDS encoding BolA family protein, giving the protein MIQEVIESKINNALKPSHLEVLNESYMHNVPSGSESHFKVIIVSDEFEEKRLIARHRMVNQILADELAHHIHALAIHTYTPDEWTKQHGFSPDSPMCLGGSKEE; this is encoded by the coding sequence ATGATCCAGGAAGTCATTGAATCAAAAATCAATAATGCGTTAAAACCAAGTCATCTAGAAGTGCTGAATGAAAGTTATATGCATAACGTTCCTTCAGGCAGTGAAAGTCATTTCAAAGTGATTATTGTTAGTGATGAGTTTGAAGAAAAACGTTTAATTGCACGCCATCGCATGGTTAACCAGATTTTAGCAGATGAACTTGCTCATCATATTCACGCTTTAGCGATTCACACTTATACACCTGATGAATGGACAAAGCAGCACGGTTTTTCCCCTGATAGCCCTATGTGTCTAGGTGGTTCGAAAGAAGAGTAG
- a CDS encoding Na(+)-translocating NADH-quinone reductase subunit A encodes MITIKKGLDLPIAGAPTQVINDGKSIKKVALLGEEYVGMRPTMHVRVGDEVKKAQVLFEDKKNPGVKFTAPAAGKVIEVNRGAKRVLQSVVIEVAGEEQVTFDKFEAAQLASLDREVIKTQLVESGLWTALRTRPFSKVPAIESSTKAIFVTAMDTNPLAAQPELLINEQQDAFVAGLDILSALTEDKVYVCKSGTSLPRSSQSNVEEHVFDGPHPAGLAGTHMHFLYPVNAENVAWSINYQDVIAFGQLFLTGELYTDRVVSLAGPVVNNPRLIRTVLGASLEDLTDSELMPGEVRVISGSVLSGTQASGPHAYLGRYHQQVSVLREGRDKELFGWAVPGKNKFSITKSFLGHIFKGQLFNMTTTTNGSDRAMVPIGNYERVMPLDMEPTLLLRDLCAGDTDSAQALGALELDEEDLALCTFVCPGKYEYGQLLRECLDTIVKEG; translated from the coding sequence ATGATTACAATAAAGAAGGGTTTGGATCTTCCTATTGCAGGAGCTCCTACCCAGGTGATTAATGATGGTAAGTCCATCAAAAAAGTCGCCTTGCTTGGCGAAGAGTACGTTGGCATGCGTCCTACCATGCATGTCCGCGTTGGCGATGAAGTGAAAAAAGCGCAAGTTCTTTTTGAAGACAAGAAGAACCCAGGCGTGAAGTTCACTGCTCCAGCAGCCGGTAAAGTGATCGAAGTTAACCGTGGCGCTAAACGTGTTCTTCAATCAGTAGTGATTGAAGTGGCAGGTGAAGAGCAGGTTACATTTGATAAGTTCGAAGCAGCTCAGCTAGCTAGTCTAGATCGCGAAGTGATCAAGACTCAATTGGTTGAATCTGGCCTTTGGACCGCTTTACGTACTCGTCCGTTCAGCAAGGTTCCAGCAATCGAGTCTTCTACTAAGGCAATTTTCGTCACTGCAATGGATACTAATCCACTCGCAGCACAGCCTGAGTTGTTAATTAATGAACAACAAGACGCATTCGTTGCCGGTCTAGACATTCTTTCAGCCCTGACAGAAGACAAAGTTTACGTATGTAAATCTGGTACTAGCTTACCTCGTTCTTCTCAGTCAAACGTAGAAGAACACGTTTTCGATGGCCCTCACCCAGCAGGTCTTGCTGGCACCCACATGCATTTCCTATACCCAGTGAATGCAGAAAATGTGGCATGGAGCATCAACTACCAAGACGTTATTGCGTTTGGTCAGCTTTTCTTAACTGGTGAGCTTTACACTGACCGTGTTGTATCTCTAGCTGGTCCTGTTGTGAACAACCCACGTCTTATTCGTACTGTTTTAGGTGCTTCTCTTGAAGATCTAACAGATAGCGAGTTGATGCCTGGAGAAGTTCGTGTGATTTCAGGTTCAGTACTGTCTGGTACTCAAGCTTCTGGTCCACATGCTTACCTTGGTCGTTACCACCAACAAGTTTCTGTATTACGCGAAGGTCGTGATAAAGAGCTGTTTGGCTGGGCGGTTCCTGGTAAAAATAAATTCTCAATCACGAAATCTTTCCTTGGTCATATCTTCAAAGGTCAGTTGTTCAATATGACAACGACGACTAACGGTAGTGACCGTGCAATGGTTCCAATTGGCAACTACGAGCGTGTAATGCCTCTTGATATGGAACCTACATTGCTACTTCGTGATCTATGTGCTGGCGATACTGATAGTGCTCAAGCACTGGGTGCGCTTGAACTGGATGAAGAAGATCTAGCATTGTGTACCTTTGTATGTCCTGGTAAATACGAGTACGGTCAGCTACTTCGTGAATGCCTAGATACCATTGTGAAGGAAGGGTAA
- a CDS encoding NADH:ubiquinone reductase (Na(+)-transporting) subunit B — MLKKFIEDIEHHFEPGGKHEKWFALYEAAATLFYTPGLVTKRSSHVRDSVDLKRIMIMVWFAVFPAMFWGMYNAGGQAIAALNHMYVGDQLAAVVAGNWHYWLTEMLGGSLGTDAGVGSKMLLGATYFLPIYATVFIVGGFWEVLFCMVRKHEVNEGFFVTSILFALIVPPTLPLWQAALGITFGVVVAKEIFGGTGRNFLNPALAGRAFLFFAYPAQISGDVVWTAADGFSGATALSQWAQGGNGALVNTVTGAPITWMDAFIGNIPGSIGEVSTLALLIGAAMIVYMRIASWRIIAGVMIGMIAVSTLFNVIGSDTNPMFNMPWHWHLVLGGFAFGMFFMATDPVSASFTNKGKLWYGILIGAMCVMIRVVNPAYPEGMMLAILFANLFAPLFDHLVVEKNIKRRKARYGK; from the coding sequence ATGCTTAAGAAATTCATAGAGGATATCGAGCATCATTTTGAACCAGGTGGTAAGCATGAAAAGTGGTTTGCTCTGTATGAAGCAGCAGCGACACTATTCTACACACCAGGTCTAGTAACAAAACGTAGCTCGCACGTTCGTGATAGCGTTGACCTAAAACGTATCATGATCATGGTTTGGTTTGCGGTATTCCCAGCAATGTTCTGGGGTATGTACAACGCAGGTGGCCAAGCTATCGCAGCACTTAACCACATGTATGTAGGTGACCAACTAGCAGCTGTTGTTGCTGGTAACTGGCATTACTGGCTAACCGAAATGCTTGGCGGCTCTTTAGGCACTGATGCCGGTGTCGGCAGTAAAATGCTACTAGGTGCGACTTACTTCCTACCTATCTACGCAACAGTATTTATTGTTGGTGGTTTCTGGGAAGTGCTTTTCTGTATGGTGCGCAAGCATGAAGTAAACGAAGGTTTCTTTGTAACTTCTATCCTATTCGCACTTATCGTTCCACCAACGCTACCTCTATGGCAAGCAGCACTAGGTATTACCTTTGGTGTTGTTGTCGCTAAAGAGATCTTCGGTGGTACAGGTCGTAACTTCCTTAACCCAGCACTTGCTGGTCGTGCATTCCTATTCTTCGCTTACCCTGCTCAAATTTCAGGTGACGTTGTATGGACTGCGGCTGATGGCTTCTCTGGTGCAACAGCACTTAGCCAATGGGCACAAGGTGGTAACGGTGCACTAGTGAATACCGTGACTGGCGCTCCAATTACTTGGATGGATGCTTTCATCGGTAACATCCCTGGTTCAATTGGTGAAGTATCGACTCTAGCACTACTGATCGGTGCAGCAATGATCGTGTACATGCGTATCGCTTCATGGCGCATCATTGCGGGTGTAATGATCGGTATGATTGCTGTTTCTACACTGTTTAACGTGATCGGCTCTGACACTAACCCTATGTTTAACATGCCATGGCACTGGCACCTAGTTTTGGGTGGTTTTGCATTCGGTATGTTCTTTATGGCGACAGACCCTGTATCTGCTTCATTTACCAACAAAGGTAAGTTGTGGTACGGCATCCTAATCGGTGCAATGTGTGTAATGATTCGTGTGGTTAACCCTGCATACCCAGAAGGTATGATGCTGGCTATCCTATTTGCGAACCTGTTTGCACCTCTGTTCGACCATCTAGTTGTTGAGAAGAACATCAAGCGGAGAAAAGCGCGCTATGGCAAGTAA
- a CDS encoding Na(+)-translocating NADH-quinone reductase subunit C, producing the protein MASNNDSIKKTLFVVIALSLVCSIIVSTAAVGLRSQQKANAVLDKQTKIIEVAGIDTEGKKVPELFAKYIEPRLLDFDTGNFVDGNAAEYDQRKAAKNPSESIKLTAEQDKAKILRRANTGVVYLVKQGDNVAKIILPVHGTGLWSMMYAFVAVETDGNTVSGITYYEQGETPGLGGEVENPTWRAQFVGKKLFDENHKPAIKVVKGGAPAGSEHGVDGLSGATLTGNGVQGTFDFWLGDMGFGPFLAKVRDGGLN; encoded by the coding sequence ATGGCAAGTAATAACGATAGCATTAAAAAGACGCTGTTTGTTGTTATCGCGTTGAGCCTGGTGTGCTCAATCATCGTATCAACAGCAGCAGTAGGCCTGCGTAGCCAACAGAAAGCAAATGCAGTGTTGGATAAGCAGACGAAGATTATCGAAGTTGCAGGAATTGACACTGAAGGTAAGAAAGTACCTGAGCTATTTGCAAAGTACATCGAACCTCGTCTTCTAGACTTTGATACTGGTAACTTTGTTGACGGTAACGCAGCTGAGTACGATCAGCGTAAAGCGGCTAAGAACCCTTCTGAGTCTATCAAGCTAACTGCTGAACAAGACAAAGCGAAGATCCTACGTCGTGCTAACACTGGCGTTGTTTACTTAGTTAAACAAGGTGATAACGTTGCTAAGATCATCCTACCTGTTCACGGTACTGGTCTATGGTCAATGATGTACGCATTTGTAGCAGTTGAAACAGATGGCAATACAGTTTCTGGCATCACATACTACGAGCAAGGTGAAACTCCTGGACTTGGTGGTGAAGTTGAAAACCCAACATGGCGTGCACAATTTGTTGGCAAGAAACTGTTCGACGAAAACCACAAGCCTGCAATCAAGGTTGTGAAAGGCGGTGCACCAGCTGGTTCTGAGCACGGTGTTGATGGTCTATCTGGCGCAACACTAACTGGTAACGGTGTTCAGGGTACATTCGACTTCTGGTTAGGCGATATGGGCTTTGGTCCTTTCCTAGCAAAAGTTCGTGACGGAGGTCTGAACTAA
- a CDS encoding NADH:ubiquinone reductase (Na(+)-transporting) subunit D: protein MSSAQNIKKSIMAPVLDNNPIALQVLGVCSALAVTTKLETAFVMTLAVTFVTALSNFSVSLIRNHIPNSVRIIVQMAIIASLVIVVDQVLKAYLYDISKQLSVFVGLIITNCIVMGRAEAFAMKSEPFPSFIDGIGNGLGYGFVLITVGFFRELFGSGKLFGMEVLPLVSNGGWYQPNGMMLLAPSAFFLIGFLIWVIRILKPEQVEAKE, encoded by the coding sequence ATGTCTAGCGCACAAAACATTAAAAAGAGCATTATGGCGCCGGTGTTGGATAACAACCCGATCGCGCTGCAAGTTCTTGGTGTATGTTCTGCTCTTGCAGTAACAACTAAACTAGAAACTGCATTTGTTATGACTCTAGCGGTAACGTTTGTAACGGCTTTGTCTAACTTCTCAGTATCTCTAATCCGTAACCACATTCCTAACAGCGTGCGTATCATCGTTCAAATGGCGATCATTGCATCTTTAGTAATCGTGGTTGACCAAGTGCTAAAAGCATACCTATACGATATCTCTAAACAGCTATCTGTATTCGTAGGTCTGATCATCACGAACTGTATTGTAATGGGTCGTGCTGAAGCATTTGCGATGAAGTCTGAACCATTCCCATCATTTATCGATGGTATTGGTAACGGCTTGGGTTACGGCTTCGTTCTTATCACTGTAGGTTTCTTCCGTGAACTATTTGGCTCAGGTAAGCTATTTGGTATGGAAGTTCTGCCTTTGGTGAGCAACGGTGGTTGGTATCAGCCAAACGGCATGATGCTTCTTGCACCGTCTGCATTCTTCCTGATCGGCTTCCTAATCTGGGTAATCCGTATTCTGAAACCAGAACAAGTAGAAGCGAAGGAGTAA
- the nqrE gene encoding NADH:ubiquinone reductase (Na(+)-transporting) subunit E gives MEHYISLLVKSIFIENLALSFFLGMCTFLAVSKKVKTSFGLGVAVVFVLTVAVPVNNLLYNLVLKENVLVEGVDLSFLNFITFIGVIAALVQILEMILDRFFPPLYNALGIFLPLITVNCAIFGGVSFMVQRDYNFAESVVYGFGSGVGWLLAIVALAGIREKMKYSDVPPGLRGLGITFITVGLMALGFMSFSGVQL, from the coding sequence ATGGAACATTACATTAGTCTATTAGTTAAATCGATTTTCATCGAAAACTTAGCACTATCGTTCTTCTTAGGTATGTGTACTTTCCTTGCCGTATCTAAGAAAGTTAAAACTTCGTTCGGCCTTGGTGTTGCCGTTGTTTTCGTACTGACAGTAGCAGTACCAGTAAACAACTTGCTTTATAACCTCGTACTGAAAGAAAACGTGCTAGTGGAAGGTGTGGATCTAAGCTTCCTTAACTTCATCACCTTTATCGGTGTAATTGCCGCACTAGTACAGATTCTAGAAATGATCCTCGATCGTTTCTTCCCACCTCTGTACAACGCGCTAGGCATCTTCCTTCCACTGATCACAGTAAACTGTGCGATCTTTGGTGGTGTGTCTTTCATGGTGCAGCGTGACTACAACTTTGCTGAATCTGTAGTATATGGTTTCGGTTCTGGTGTGGGTTGGTTGCTGGCAATCGTTGCTCTTGCAGGTATCCGTGAGAAGATGAAGTACTCAGACGTGCCTCCAGGTCTTCGTGGTCTAGGTATCACGTTTATCACTGTAGGTCTTATGGCGTTAGGCTTTATGTCTTTCTCTGGTGTTCAACTGTAA
- the nqrF gene encoding NADH:ubiquinone reductase (Na(+)-transporting) subunit F, which yields MDIILGVVMFTLIVLALVLVILFAKSKLVPTGDITISVNDDPSLAIVTQPGGKLLGALAGAGVFVSSACGGGGSCGQCRVKVKSGGGDILPTELDHITKGEAREGERLACQVAMKTDMDIELPEEIFGVKKWECTVISNDNKATFIKELKLQIPDGESVPFRAGGYIQIEAPAHHVKYADFDVPEEYREDWDKFNLFRYESKVNEETIRAYSMANYPEEEGIIMLNVRIATPPPNNPDVPPGIMSSFIWSLKEGDKCTISGPFGEFFAKDTDAEMVFVGGGAGMAPMRSHIFDQLKRLKSKRKMSFWYGARSKREMFYVEDFDGLASENDNFVWHCALSDPLPEDNWDGYTGFIHNVLYENYLRDHDAPEDCEYYMCGPPMMNAAVIGMLKDLGVEDENILLDDFGG from the coding sequence ATGGACATTATTCTTGGTGTAGTGATGTTTACTCTGATCGTACTTGCGCTAGTTCTAGTGATTCTTTTCGCTAAATCTAAGCTTGTACCAACAGGTGACATTACAATTTCGGTGAACGATGACCCATCACTGGCGATCGTTACACAACCAGGCGGTAAGCTTCTGGGTGCTCTAGCTGGTGCTGGCGTATTCGTATCTTCTGCTTGTGGTGGCGGTGGCTCATGTGGTCAGTGTCGCGTAAAAGTTAAATCAGGTGGTGGTGACATTCTACCTACCGAGCTTGACCATATTACAAAAGGTGAAGCGCGTGAAGGTGAGCGTCTAGCGTGTCAGGTTGCAATGAAAACTGACATGGACATCGAACTTCCTGAAGAAATCTTCGGCGTTAAGAAGTGGGAATGTACTGTTATCTCTAACGATAACAAAGCAACATTCATCAAAGAGCTTAAGCTACAAATTCCAGATGGTGAATCAGTACCTTTCCGTGCTGGTGGTTACATCCAGATTGAAGCGCCAGCTCACCATGTGAAATACGCTGACTTCGATGTACCTGAAGAGTACCGCGAAGATTGGGACAAATTTAACCTGTTCCGCTACGAGTCTAAAGTAAACGAAGAAACAATCCGCGCTTACTCTATGGCTAACTACCCAGAGGAAGAAGGTATTATTATGCTTAACGTGCGTATCGCTACGCCGCCGCCTAATAATCCTGATGTACCACCTGGTATTATGTCTTCGTTCATCTGGTCTCTTAAAGAAGGCGACAAGTGTACGATTTCTGGTCCATTCGGTGAGTTCTTCGCGAAAGACACTGATGCTGAAATGGTATTCGTTGGTGGTGGTGCGGGTATGGCGCCTATGCGTTCGCACATCTTCGACCAACTTAAGCGTTTGAAGTCTAAGCGTAAGATGTCTTTCTGGTATGGTGCACGTTCTAAGCGTGAAATGTTCTATGTGGAAGACTTCGATGGCTTAGCGTCTGAGAATGACAACTTCGTATGGCATTGTGCTCTGTCTGATCCACTTCCAGAAGATAACTGGGATGGCTACACAGGCTTTATCCACAATGTACTTTACGAGAACTATCTACGTGATCATGATGCTCCAGAAGATTGTGAGTACTACATGTGTGGTCCACCAATGATGAACGCAGCTGTTATCGGCATGCTCAAAGATCTTGGTGTAGAAGATGAAAACATTCTGTTGGATGACTTCGGTGGTTAA